A stretch of the Capsicum annuum cultivar UCD-10X-F1 chromosome 10, UCD10Xv1.1, whole genome shotgun sequence genome encodes the following:
- the LOC107843546 gene encoding zinc finger protein JACKDAW: protein MMSGDVFSFPSSVKAVLPHHQELQTNPNPKPNPSTKKRRNLPGTPDPDAEVIALSPKSLMATNRFICEICNKGFQRDQNLQLHRRGHNLPWKLKQRNKLEQVKKKVYICPEKTCIHHDPSRALGDLTGIKKHFSRKHGEKKWKCEKCSKKYAVQSDWKAHSKTCGTREYKCDCGTLFSRKDSFITHRAFCDALAEESSRITSVGTNNLINFPNNATLLNQQANLHGGFTGFRPDYGYPQQQKPRLSLWLDQQAPNHNNHLQISSSSNLFDSSNTTGFQEMIQMQSQNHVFGGSNSTTSNFSLSSPVQGNSIADQSLNSLYSDSQNSHQLTKANSTPLPMSATALLQKAAQMGSTKSNPTTTFFTNNFNKLNSSSSSSSPTTPTFIGLQSIDQTTDQLFTQKSEDYTTSLLQCNNGLMQSVGMQNNPAISMNMEQGINGLANCLTRDFLGIKHEGNCQFLPQEIVKFASLSNSAMGLSHLQ from the exons ATGATGTCTGGAGATGTGTTTTCATTTCCTTCTTCTGTCAAAGCAGTACTTCCtcatcaccaagaacttcaaacaaaccctaaccctaaaCCTAATCCTTCTACCAAGAAAAGAAGAAATCTTCCAGGAACACCAG ATCCAGATGCTGAAGTTATTGCACTTTCACCAAAGTCACTCATGGCAACAAACAGATTCATCTGTGAGATTTGCAACAAAGGTTTTCAAAGGGACCAGAATTTGCAACTTCATAGAAGAGGACACAATCTACCATGGAAGTTAAAGCAAAGGAACAAACTAGAACAAGTGAAGAAGAAAGTATACATATGTCCAGAAAAGACATGTATTCACCACGATCCATCGCGGGCACTTGGTGACCTTACTGGAATAAAGAAACATTTTAGTAGAAAACATGGTGAGAAGAAGTGGAAATGTGAAAAGTGTTCAAAGAAATATGCAGTTCAATCAGATTGGAAAGCTCATAGTAAAACTTGTGGAACTAGAGAGTACAAATGTGACTGTGGCACACTATTTTCCAg AAAAGATAGTTTCATCACGCATAGAGCTTTCTGTGATGCTTTAGCTGAGGAGAGTTCAAGAATCACTTCAGTTGGTACTAACAATTTGATCAACTTCCCAAATAATGCCACATTGTTGAACCAACAAGCAAATTTACATGGTGGTTTCACAGGATTTAGACCAGATTATGGTTATCCACAGCAGCAAAAACCAAGATTATCACTCTGGCTAGATCAACAAGCACCTAACCACAATAATCATCTTCAAATATCTTCGAGTTCAAATCTTTTCGACAGTTCAAACACAACGGGTTTTCAAGAGATGATTCAAATGCAATCACAAAATCATGTATTTGGTGGATCAAATTCAACAACATCAAACTTTTCTTTGTCTTCACCAGTACAAGGAAACTCAATTGCTGATCAATCTTTGAATTCGTTGTATTCTGATAGTCAGAATAGTCATCAATTAACCAAAGCGAATTCGACACCACTGCCAATGTCTGCTACTGCACTTCTACAGAAAGCAGCACAAATGGGCTCTACAAAGAGCAATCCAACTACAACTTTTTTCACCAACAATTTCAACAAACtgaactcttcttcttcttcatcttcaccaACCACACCAACTTTCATCGGCCTACAAAGTATCGATCAAACAACAGATCAACTTTTCACCCAGAAATCCGAGGATTATACAACGTCATTGTTACAGTGCAACAACGGACTTATGCAATCAGTTGGCATGCAAAATAATCCTGCAATTTCGATGAACATGGAGCAAGGGATAAATGGCTTGGCTAATTGCTTAACAAGAGATTTTTTGGGAATTAAACATGAAGGGAATTGCCAGTTTTTGCCACAAGAGATTGTTAAGTTTGCTTCTTTGAGTAATTCAGCTATGGGGTTGAGCCATTTACAGTAG